Below is a window of Cupriavidus sp. MP-37 DNA.
CCCCGGCGACAAGATCACCATGCTGCCGGACCCGGTGGTAGAGCGCTACACGCTGCAGGAAGGGCGCACCTGTCCGGCGCTGTCGCTGTACGTGACGGTGGACCCGTCGGTGTGGCTGATCACCGGCAGCGAAACCCGCGCCGAGCTGGTGCCGATCGCCGCCAACCTGCGCCATAACCTGCTCGACGACGTCATCACCGAGGCCTCGCTGGCCGAGGGCAGCGGCGACTACCCGTTCCGCGACGCGCTGACGCAACTGTGGCACTTTGCCGGCTATCTCTACGACGAGCGCCAGAAGGCGCGCCTGGCCAGCGGCCTGCGTCCCGAGACCCACAACCGCGCCGACTTCAATTTCTACCTGGACGACCAGGCCGACGGCAGCCAGCGCGTGCGCATCGAGCAGCGCAAGCGCGGCTCGCCGCTGGACAAGATCGTCGCCGAGATGATGATCCTGGCCAACAGCACCTGGGGCAAGCTGCTGGCGGACCACGGCGTGCCCGGCATCTACCGCACGCAGAAGGCCTGGGGCATGCATCGCACGCGCATGCAGACCTATCCGGCGCCGCACGAAGGCCTGGGCGTGGCGCAGTACGCGTGGAGCACCTCGCCGCTGCGCCGCTATGTCGACCTGGTCAACCAGTGGCAGATCCTGGCGGTGGCCCAGCACGGCGTCACCGCCAAGCTGGTGGCGCCGTTCAAGCCCAAGGACGCCGACCTGCTGGCCGCGGTGGCCGACTTCGAAGGCACCTACGCCGCCTATGCCGACCACCAGTCGACCATGGAGCGCTACTGGTGCCTGCGCTGGCTCAAGCAGGAAAACCGCGAGCGCATGGTGGCCTCGGTGCTCAAGGAAGGCGCGGTGCGCTTTACCGAGATCCCGCTGGTCACGCGCGTGCCCGAGCTGGTGCAGGCGCAGCGCGGCACCCAGGTGCTGCTGGAAATCGGCGAGACCGACGAGATCACGCTGGAGGTCTCGTGCCGGGTGCTCGAGATCTTTGCCGGTGAAGGCGAAGTCCCCGAAGAAGAGCTCGAAAGCGACGAGGAAGCCGCTGAGTTGTCCGCCGAAGCCGCAGCCGAGGCCGCGGCCGAGGATGCCGCCGAGCAGGCCGCGGGCGTGGCCGATCCGGAGCCGGCCGACGCCGGCGGCGACGATGCCGGCGAGGCGTCGGGCGAGCGCGACACCGGCACCCCGGCGGCCGGCTGAAGCCTTCGGAAATCCGCGGGGCTCCCTTACAATGCGGGTCTGATCCGGGCCTGATCCGCGCTTCGGCGCCCGGTCTGCCAGCCGGCACCGGCCGGTCTCGCCGCGGTTGTCTCCCGAGCCCTCATCCATCCATCGTGAACGCCACTCTTGCCGCTTCCCGCCCCTGGTGGCATGCCAGGTGGCACCACAGCAGTATGCTGGCCCGGGCGCTGGCCATTTCCGTGGCCGTGCACGCGCTGCTGCTGATGGTGCGGGTGGCCGCGCCGGAAGTGTTCGAGATCAAGCGCACCGATGCCGCGCTGGACGTGGTGCTGGTCAACGCCAAGTCGGCGCAGAAGCCGCGCAACCCGACCGCGCTGGCGCAGGCCAACCTCGACGGCGGCGGCGACCATGACCTGCAGCGCGCCACCACGCCGCTGCCGGCGCAGACCCTGACGCAGGAGGGCGACCTGGTGCGCCAGGTGCAGCGCCGGGTCGAGCAGCTGGAACAGGAGCAGCAGCGCCTGCTGACGCAGGCGCGCGAAGCCGCGCCCGCGGTGCGCAACCAGCCGCTCAAGCCGGGCGAGAAGCGCCAGGACACGCCGCAGCGCGGCCAGGACGAGCGCACCTCGGCAGACGAGATGGCCAGGCTGGAAGCGGAGATCGGCCGCAACCTCGAGCACTACGCCAAGCGGCCCAAGCGTTTCCAGTTGACCGCCACCAGCGCGCAGGCGGTTGACTACGCGCAGTACTACGACCGGCTGCGCCGCAAGATCGAGGCGCGCGGCACCACCGATTTCCCGCAACGCAACGGCAAGCCGCTCTACGGCCAGCTGATCCTGGTGATCAACGTCAACCGGCAGGGCAAGCTGGGCTACAACCGCGATGGCTACAACGTCGATGCCATCGACGTGGTCAAGAGTTCGGGCGATCCCGCGCTCGACCGCCAGGCGGTGGCGATCGTGCGCGCGGCCGCGCCGTTCGGCGCCTTTACCGCGGAGATGTCGGCGCGCCAGGACATCCTCGAAGTCATATCCACCTTCAAGTTTTCGCGCAGCGGGCTGGAAACCCGCTTGCAGGCACGCTGATGACATCCACTGACCCTTCCCAAGCCAGCGCCGACCGCTATGTGGTGATCGGCAACCCGGTCGCACACAGCCGTTCGCCGGCGATCCACGCCGCCTTCGCGCGCCAGACCGGCGAGGCCGTGCAATATGACCGCCTGGAGGCGCCGCTGGACGGGTTTGCCGACACCGTGCGCCGGTTCTTCGCCGACGGCGGCTACGGCTGCAACGTGACCGTGCCGTTCAAGCTCGAAGCCTATGACTTGGCCGACCGCCTGACCGAGCGCGCCGAGGCCGCGGGCGCGGTCAATACGCTGTGGATCGAAGAGGGTTTGATCCATGGCGACAATACCGACGGCATCGGCCTGGTGCGCGATATCCAGGACAACCTCGACACGCTGATCGAAGGCAAGCGCGTGCTGCTGCTCGGCGCCGGCGGCGCCGCGATGGGCGCGATGCTGCCGCTGATCGAATGCCGGCCCTCGCGCATCGTGGTGGCCAACCGTACCGCGTCGCGCGCCAGCGACATGCTCGAAGAGTTTGTCGAGGCCGCCGACCAGTATGGCGTCGAGCTGTGGGGCGGCGGCCTCGATGCGCTCGAAGGCCTGTCCGAGGATGAAGCCGTCGACGTGGTGATCAATGCCTCGTCCAGCAGCCTGCAGGGCGAGGTGCCGCCGGTGCCTGAGTTCCTGCTGGGCGAGGGCGTGCTGGCCTACGACATGATGTACGGCGCCGAGCCCACCGTGTTCCTGCAGTTCGCCGCACGCTGCGGCGCGCGCGTCAGCGACGGCCTCGGCATGCTGGTCGAGCAGGCCGCCGAGGCCTTCTATATCTGGCGCGGCGTGCGGCCCCGCACCGCGCCCGTGCTGGCCGAGCTGCGCGCCGCGCTGCAGGCCGAACGCAAGGGCTGACCGGGCCGCCAGCCGTGGCCAACCGCAACCGCACGGCCAGTGCCGCCCGTACCCACGCGGCGCCGGCCCGCGCCGTCTTCAATCCGGTGCGCTGGCTCGGCTACCTGCTGGGCTGCGTGGTTGCCGGCGTGGTGGCGATGCAGCTGTACTTCTTCGTGCAGATCGCCAGCTGGCAGTATCTCAATCCCACCACCACCACCTTCATGCGCGCCGAGCGCTGGCGCCTGTGCGGCATCAACGTATGGAGCTGCGGCCTCGACCGCCAGTGGGTGCCGTACGACCGCATCTCGCGCAACCTCAAGCGCGCGGTGATCGCCAGCGAGGACGCCGACTTCGTCAACCATCCCGGCTATGAGCTCGATGCCATGCTCGATGCCTGGGAGCGCAACAAGAAGCGCGGGCGCATCGTGCGCGGCGGTTCCACCATCACGCAGCAGCTGGCCAAGAACTTGTTCCTGTCGTCCGAGCAGCATTACCTGCGCAAGGGCCAGGAGCTCGCCATCACGTGGATGCTCGAGTTCTGGCTCGACAAGCAGCGCATCTACGAGATCTATCTGAATTCGGTGGAGTGGGGCGAGGGCGTGTTCGGCGCGCAGGCCGCGGCGCAGCACTACTTCCGCACCAGCGCCGACAAGCTCAGCGTGGGCCAGTCAGCGCGCCTGGCAGCGGCGCTGCCGGCGCCCAAGTGCTTCGACAAGAAGGAATACTGCGCCCACGTGCGCGTGAACTTCCGCGCCAAGGCGGGCATCATCGCGCGGCGGATGGGGGCAGCCACGCTGCCCGACTGAGTCCCGCCAGCCTCAGCTCAGCCACCCCTTCCTGCGGAAATACACCAGCGGGATCGCCGCCGACACCGCCATCAGCGCAATCGCCCACGGATAGCCGGCACCCCAGTCCAGTTCCGGCATGAACTTGAAGTTCATGCCGTAGATGCTGGCGATCAGCGTGGGCGGCATCAGCGCCACCGACACCACCGAGAACAGTTTGATGATCTTGTTCTGGTTGATGTTGATGAAACCGACGGTCGCATCCATCAGGAAGTTGATCTTGTCGAACAGGAACGCGGTGTGGTTCTCGATCGAGTCGATGTCGCGCAGGATCTGGCGCGCCTCGTCCTGCTGCTCGGCCGACAACAGCTGGCTGCGCATCAGGAACGACACCGCGCGGCGCGTGTCCATCACGTTGCGCCGGATGCGCCCGTTCAGGTCTTCCTCGCGCGCGATGGTTTCCAGCACGTCGGCGGCGGCGGCATCGGTCACGTTCTCGGCCAGCACGCGGCGGCTGGCTTCTTCCAGGCGTTCGTAGATTTCCTCGATCGAGTCGGCCGAGTATTCCGCGTCGGTCGCGTACAGGTCCATCAGCACGTCCTTGGCGTTGCGCACCGAGCCCGGGCGCATGCGCGCGCGCAGCCGCACCAGGCGGAACACCGGCAGGTCTTCGTCGTGGATGGAGAACAGCACGTCCTTGGTCAGCACGAAGGCGACGCGCACGTTGCGCGACACCTCTTCCTCGTCGAGCAGGAAGTCGGTGCGGATATGGATATTCTCGTCCTCGCCCTCGAAATAACGCGCGGACGCTTCCAGGTCGCCCAGGTCTTCCAGTTCAGGAAGGGCGACGCCATAGGCTTCCTTGATCCAGTTCAGTTCCTCATCGTCGGGATTGACGACATCGATCCAGATCGGCTTGTGCTGCAGCAGCTCATTGCGCTCGTCGACCTGCTCCTGGGCGAGCCGGCCTTTTTGCAGGACGAACAGGTTGATCATCCCCGGGATTCCTTATTGCTGATTGCGACGAAAAACAAAGACAAGCGCGAAGACAAGCGCAGGCGGCTCGCCGCATTCCCAGGTATTGCACCATGCCCGTCATGGCCCCGCGCAAGCCGCGCAAGGCCGGGCCACGGGCAAGCGTGATCGCGCTGTCCCGCGGCTGCACGGGGCAGGAGCGGACAAGGCGATGGCGTTTGCCTGGGTTGGCTGGCTAGCCGGGAGAGGGAAGATCCGCCACGGTGGGCGCGCATGGAGGCGCCGCCAGTGGCATGGAAAGACACTCGCCCGCAGTTCTGACTGCGGGCAAGGCCGACGAAGCGCGGAGCCGGATGCTCCGGGCGGGTCGTCGTTACGCAGCCCGCAGTGACATGGCATTCGCGGAGGTCGCAGCGTTGCTGCGGCAACTCGAACACCCGATGCTACTGCCCACGTAATTTCTCCGGGATTGTGATGGCCGCGAGTGTAGCCCAACGAAGGGCCGCTTGTTAAGTGAAATCTCCGCGACGGGCGCGCGCCGTTGCCGGCTCGCGACCGCGGCACGCGCTCCGGCTCAGCCCGGCACGCCGCGCAGCCGGCGCCACAGCAGCGGCGCCAGCATCACCGAGGACAGCGCCAGGAACATCAGCACGATCGCGGCGTAGTCCTGCCAGTGCGGCTGTTCGCCCAGCAACCACATCCCGGAGAACACGCCGACCACCGGGATGAACATGATCGACAGGCTCGACACCACCGGCGGGAGGCTGCGCGCCAGGCCGAACCAGACCAGGTGGCAGAAGGCGAAGACCACCACCGCGTTGTAGACGATCGCGGCCCATTCGATGGCCGTGGGCATGCGCCAGCCGTCTTCCAGCAGCAGCGAGCCCAGCGCCAGGAAGGGCAGCGTCACGGCCAGCATCCAGAAGGTCATGGCGCCGATCGGCACGTCGGTCTGGGTGCGCTTCATCAGCTGGGTGCCGAAGCCCCAGCCGGCCGCGGCCAGCAGCATCAGCAGCGTGCCGGCGGGGCTGCCGGTCAGCGCCGCGAGCTCGCCCGACAGCAGCAGCACCGTGCCCGCCAGCGCGCAGGCGATGCCCAGCCAGGCCCACGCGCCGATGCGCTCGCGGAAGAACACCAGGCCCCAGACCACTGCCCAGATCGGCATGGTGTAGCCCAGGATCGCGGCGCGGCCCGACGACAGCATCTTGACCGCGCAGATCGCGAACAGGTGCCAGATCACCATGTTGGGCAGCGCCAGCCGCAACACCGTGCCCCACTCGCGCCGCGGCACCGCCAGCGAATCGCCGCGCAGCCGCAATGCCAGCCCCAGCGCCACCAGCCCGCCGGCCATGCACAGCAGGCGGAAGCCCATGGCCGGAAAATGCGCCACGCCCACTTTCATGATGGGCCAGTTGATGCCCCAGGCGAGCGTCAGCACGACAAGCAGGAAGAGACCGCGGCGATCAAGAGACATGACGGGACGCGGCTGTGCGGGATGCCGCGCATTGTTTTGAGAGGAAGCGCAAAACGATAGCACGCAGCGGGTAAAATTGCCGAAAGCGACATATGCTGCAGGGATGAAAGGTTTTCACGCCGCTGCGGCCAACCGTGCCGGCCGAGTCCATCGGCCACGATGGGTTTGATGATGAGACGCCGGCGCCACCAGGACATTCCGAGTACCCATGACTTTCACCGAGCAGCTTGCTGCCGCCTGGCAGCGCAACGATTCCCTCCTGTGCGTCGGGCTCGATCCTGACCCGCACAAGCTGCCGCTGTCCCTGACCGGGGCGGGCGGCGCCATCTTCTCGTTCTGCCGCGAGATCGTCGACGCCACCGCCGACCTGGTCTGCGCCTTCAAGCCGCAGATCGCCTACTTCCATTCGCAGCGCGCCGAAGACCAGCTCGAGCAGCTGATCCACTATATCCACGACGCCCATCCCGGCATCCCGGTGATCCTGGACGCCAAGCGCGGCGATATCGGCTCGACCGCCGAGCACTATGCGCTGGAAGCGTTCGAGCGCTACCGGGCCGATGCGGTCACGGTCAGCCCGTATATGGGCTTCGACTCGATGCAGCCCTATCTCGCCTACCCGGACCGCGGCGTGATCGTGCTGTGCCGCACCTCCAACCCGGGCGGTTCCGACGTGCAGTTCCTGCAGGTCGACGGCAAGCCGCTGTACCAGCTGGTGGCCGAGGCCGCGCGCGAGCGCTGGAACACCACCGGCCAGATGGGCCTGGTGGTCGGCGCGACCTTCCCCAACGAGATCGCGCGGGTGCGTCAGATCGTCGGCGACATGCCGCTGCTGATTCCCGGTATCGGCGCCCAGGGCGGCGATATCGAAGCCACGGTGAAGGCCGGGCGCACCGCCGACGGCACCGGCATGATGATCAATTCGTCGCGCGCCATCCTGTACGCCAGCCGCGAGAAGGACTTCGCGGCGGCGGCGCGCAACGTCGCGCTGCAGACGCGCGAGACCATCAACCGCTATCGGCACGGCTGAGCGCCGGCCAGGACAAAAAAAACCGCGCCCGAAACGGCGCGGTTTTTCGTTGGGATGACGGCCTGGCGCCGGAACTTGCGGGCGGCTGTCTCAGGCCTCGTTGCGGATCAGTTCCAGCAGTCCCCGCATCGCGTGCTCGGCCGCCTGGCGGCGGATCTGCCCGCGGTCGCCGCGAAAGCGCTGGGTTTCGGTACGGGTGGTGATGCGGTTGCTCCAGCCGAAGCACACCATGCCCACCGGTTTTTCCGGGGTGCCGCCGTTCGGGCCGGCGACCCCGGTGATCGACAGTGACACCTGCGCGCGGCTGTTCAGCAGTGCCCCCTCCGCCATGGCGCGCGCGACCTCCTCGCTGACCGCGCCGCAGTCGCGGATCAGCTTGGCAGGCACGCCCAGCATGGTCGACTTGGCCTCGTTGGAATACGTGACAAAGCCGCGCTCGAACCAGCCCGACGAGCCCGACACGTCGGTAATGGCAGCGGCCACCAGGCCGCCGGTGCAGGATTCGGCGGTGGCCAGCATCAGGGATTTGTCGGCTAGGGCGACGCCGGCCTGGATGGCGAGCTGGTCGAGCAGGCGGCTGACGGACATGATGGGTGCAGGGGTTGTTTGGGGAAATCAGTCGGGCGTTCGCCGCTCAGAACGAGCGCCACAGCGCAAACACCAGCAGGGTGTAGAACGCCGCGAAGATGTCGTCGAACATCACGCCGAAGCCGCCGCGCAGGCCCGGGCCTTTCAACGTACGGTCATAGTGGCCGATCGGCGCCGGCTTGGCGATATCGAACAGGCGGAACCACAGGAACGCGGCGAACTGGCCCCAAAAGCCGGTCGGCATGACAAACGCCAGCACCAGCCAGAACGCAACGATCTCGTCCCAGACCATGCTGCCGTGGTCGTGCACGCCCATGTCGCGCGCGGTGCGGGCACACGCCCACAGGCCCAGGACAAAGCCGCCGGCGATGATCCACAGCCAGCTGGCAGGCTCGATCCACAGCGAAATCACCACGAACGAGAGCCAGGCGAACAGCGTGCCGACGGTGCCGGGACCGACCGGCGACAGGCCCGAACCGAAGCCGAAGGCGATCAGGTGCGCCGGATGGGCCAGCATGAAGCGCGCGCTCGGGTGCGTGACCTTGACGGTCTGGCCGGCTTCCAGGGTCAGGGCGGGGTCGCGCGGCGCGGCCCCGGGAGGAAAGGTGGACATCAAAGTTGGCTCGTGTGGTGCGGATACGGCTTATGGTTATGGCCGGCTTGCGCTGCGATGCGTGCGGGACTCCCGTGCCCGCGCAGGCGCCGATGCCGGCATCATGACATGCCTGTGACCCGGTGTCAGGGGGCAGCGAAATGGTCGAAGCTGGCGCCCTCGTAGCGGGTCGGGTTGCCGGCGCGGTCGACCAGCCGCAGGCCCGGCTCGGGCGTGATCGCGCCGACACGCGTCAGCGGCAACGCCAGCCGCTCGCCGATCGCGGCAATGGCGTCGCGGTGGCCGGCCGGCGCGGTGAAGCACAGTTCATAGTCGTCGCCGCCGGCCAGCACGCATTCGCGCTGGATCGCGTCGGGCTGGCCGGCCAGCACTGCCGAGCGGGGCAGGGCATCGACATCGACCAGCGCGCCGACCTGTGAGCGCGCCAGGATATGGCCGAGGTCGCCCACCAGGCCGTCGGAGACGTCCAGTGCGGCATGCGCCACGCCGCGCAAGGCCATGCCCAGCGCCACCCGTGGCGTGGGGGTGTCCATGCGCGGGCGGACCTGGCTGAATTCGGGTTCGGGCAGCAGCCATTCGCCACGGCAATCGCCCAGCGCCAGGCGCGCATCGCCCAGGGTGCCGGAGATCCAGATATCGTCGCCTGGGCGGGCGGCGTCGCGGCGCAGGGCCGCGCGCAGCGGCACATCGCCGAATACCGTCAACGACAGCGTCAGCGGGCCGCGCGTGGTATCGCCCCCCACCAGTTCGCAGCCGTGTTCGTCGGCCAGCGCCAGCATGCCGCCGGCCAGTTCGGCCAGCCACTCGGGCTCGGCCTCGGGCAGTGCCAGCGCCAGCGTGAAGGCGCGGGGCTCGGCGCCCATGGCGGCCAGGTCGGACAGGTTCACGGCCAGGGCCTTGTGGCCGAGGGCGCGCGGCGCTACGTCCGCGAAGAAATGCCGGCCGCTGACCAGCATGTCGGTGCTGATCGCCAGATGGTGGCCGGGACGGCCCTCGACCAGCGCGCAGTCATCGCCCACGCCGAGCGCGGCCTTGCGCACCGGCCGCGTGAAGTAGCGGCGGATCAGGTCGAACTCGGAAAGCTGGGCGGGCTGGGCGTTGGGCATTGTCGAGCGGCGGCCCGGGCGGGCGGATGGGGTGACGGCGGTTTTCGAGGGAGATCCGTGGCGTTTGCCGGCCGTTCCCTGGAACGCAGGCGGCGTCAGCATGGGGCGCATCCGGCGTTTCAGCAAGATACTGCCGCGCATCACAGCCATGACCGCCATGCGCTGCGGCGCTCCGGCGCGCGCACGCTACGCTTGCTGGTGTTGCCCCCGAGGATGGGGCATATTGTACCGAATCGCAAAGGTGCCCCAAGCAAAAGGCTTATTGTGAAATAGTTTTTCACTATATAAAATGCTGGGTTCCAAAGGAAGAGAAGGGCGGACGCGTGGAGCCGGTCCGCCGATCGTCCCCCGCCTTGTCAATGACGGCTCCACCGATTGGAAGATGCGCCGATGACCAGCCCACAGTCCCCGTCCCAAGACGATCTGAAACAGCAGCAGCGCGAGGCGCTGCGCAAAGCGGCGCTCGAGTATCACGAGTTTCCCACCCCCGGCAAGATCTCGGTCACGCCGACCAAGCCGCTGTCGAACCAGCGCGACCTGGCTCTGGCCTATTCGCCGGGCGTGGCCGCGGCATGTGAAGAAATCGTTTCCGATCCGGCCAACTCGTTCCGCTACACCGCGCGCGGCAACCTGGTCGCGGTGATCACCAACGGCACCGCCGTGCTGGGGCTGGGCGACATCGGCGCCGCGGCCTCCAAGCCGGTGATGGAAGGCAAGGGCGGGCTGTTCAAGAAATTTGCCGGTATCGACGTGTTCGATATCGAAATCGACGAGAAGGACCCGGAAAAGCTGGTCCAGATCATCGCCGCGCTGGAGCCCACCTTCGGCGGCATCAACCTGGAAGACATCAAGGCACCGGAGTGCTTCTACGTCGAGCGCAAGCTGCGCGAGAAGATGAAGATCCCCGTCTTCCACGACGACCAGCACGGCACCGCCATCGTGGTGGCCGCGGCCATCATCAACGGCCTGAAAGTGGTCGGCAAGGACATCCGCCAGGTCAAGCTGGTCGCCTCGGGCGCCGGCGCCGCCGCGCTGGCCTGCCTGGACCTGCTGGTCGACATCGGCCTGCCGATCGAGAACATCTGGGTGACCGACCTCGCCGGCGTGGTCTATGAGGGCCGTACCGAGCTGATGGACCCCGAAAAGGCCCGCTTCTCGCAAAAGACCGACAAGCGCAAGCTGGGCGAAGTGATCGACGGCGCCGACATCTTCCTGGGCCTGTCCGCGGCGGGCGTGCTGAAGCAGGACATGGTCCAGCGCATGGCCGACAAGCCGCTGGTGCTGGCGCTGGCCAACCCGAATCCGGAAATCTCGCCGGAACTGGTCAAGGAAGTGCGTCCGGACGCGGTGATGGCCACCGGCCGTACCGACTACCCGAACCAGGTCAACAACGTCCTGTGCTTCCCGTTCATCTTCCGCGGGGCGCTGGACTGCGGCGCCACCACCATCACGCGCGAGATGGAAATCGCCGCGGCCAATGCGCTGGCCGAACTGGCGCGCCAGGAGCAGAGCGATATCGTCGCCACCGCCTACGGCATCCAGGACCTGTCGTTCGGTCCCGAATACCTGATTCCGAAGCCGTTCGACCCGCGCCTGATCGTCAAGGTGGCGCCGGCGGTGGCCGAAGCCGCGATGAAGTCCGGCGTGGCCGCGCGCCCGATCGAGGACATGGACGCGTACCGCCTGCAGCTGCAGCAGTTCGTGTACCACTCCGGCACGGTGATGAAGCCGATCTACGCCGCCGCGCGCAAGGTCGAGATGGAGAAGAAGCGCATCGTCTTCGCCGAGGGCGAGGAAGAGCGCGTGCTGCGCGCGGTGCAGGTGATCGTCGATGAAAAGCTGGCCAACCCGATCCTGATCGGCCGCCCGGCGGTGCTGCAGCACCGCATCGAGCGCTTCGGCCTGCGCCTGCGCGCCGGCGTGGACTTCACCGTGGTCAACCCGGAACACGACGAGCGCTTCCGCGACTATTCGGACGCCTACTACCGCATGATGGCCCGCCAGGGCATCACGCCGCAGTACGCCAAGCTGGAAATGCGCCGCCGCACCACGCTGATCGGCGCGATGTTGGTGCACAAGGGCGAGGCCGACGGCATGATCTGCGGCACCGTCAGCAACACCGCGGCGCACCTGCGCTATATCGACCAGGTGCTGGGCGGCACCAACAAGGTCTATGCGGCGATGAACGGACTGGTGCTGCCGGGCCGCCAGATCTTCCTGGTCGACACCCATGTCAACGTCGACCCGAGCGCCGAGGAACTGGCGGCGATCACGCTGATGGCCGCCGAGGAGCTGAAGCGCTTCGGCATCGAA
It encodes the following:
- a CDS encoding NADP-dependent malic enzyme, encoding MTSPQSPSQDDLKQQQREALRKAALEYHEFPTPGKISVTPTKPLSNQRDLALAYSPGVAAACEEIVSDPANSFRYTARGNLVAVITNGTAVLGLGDIGAAASKPVMEGKGGLFKKFAGIDVFDIEIDEKDPEKLVQIIAALEPTFGGINLEDIKAPECFYVERKLREKMKIPVFHDDQHGTAIVVAAAIINGLKVVGKDIRQVKLVASGAGAAALACLDLLVDIGLPIENIWVTDLAGVVYEGRTELMDPEKARFSQKTDKRKLGEVIDGADIFLGLSAAGVLKQDMVQRMADKPLVLALANPNPEISPELVKEVRPDAVMATGRTDYPNQVNNVLCFPFIFRGALDCGATTITREMEIAAANALAELARQEQSDIVATAYGIQDLSFGPEYLIPKPFDPRLIVKVAPAVAEAAMKSGVAARPIEDMDAYRLQLQQFVYHSGTVMKPIYAAARKVEMEKKRIVFAEGEEERVLRAVQVIVDEKLANPILIGRPAVLQHRIERFGLRLRAGVDFTVVNPEHDERFRDYSDAYYRMMARQGITPQYAKLEMRRRTTLIGAMLVHKGEADGMICGTVSNTAAHLRYIDQVLGGTNKVYAAMNGLVLPGRQIFLVDTHVNVDPSAEELAAITLMAAEELKRFGIEPKVGLLSHSNFGSSEAPSARKMRETLAILREQAPELEIDGEMHGDCALDQKLRDQLVPDGTLKGEANLLVCPNIDAANISYNLLKVAAGNNVAIGPILLGVKAPVHILTPSATVRRIVNMTSLVVVDAAAKR